The following are encoded in a window of Impatiens glandulifera chromosome 5, dImpGla2.1, whole genome shotgun sequence genomic DNA:
- the LOC124937887 gene encoding probable glycosyltransferase At5g03795 — MEKLFKIYIYEDGEPPVFHYGHSKGVLGLEGIFIHQIEINNQFQTRDPNRAHVYFLPFSVISLTHFVLDINAPAWDGMKNTIKDYVRVVSGNYPYWNRSLGADHFMLACHDWGPEISFSIPNLYNNSIRALCNANTSEGFNPSRDVSIPEILLPEGTMEGLIGGPPPSNRSILVFFAGGVHGSIREIMLRHWQDKDPEVRVTEYLPGSVNYYDMIRQSKFCICPSGWEVASPRMVEGLYMGCVPVLIKDHYAKPFADVLTWEEFSIEIPVEKIPNLKEILTAISEEEYLKLQNNGLQVRKHFEVNFPPKRFDVFHMILHSIWLRRLNIRV, encoded by the exons atggagaaattgtttaAGATATACATATATGAAGATGGGGAACCCCCAGTTTTTCACTATGGCCACTCCAAGGGCGTGCTTGGATTGGAGGGTATATTCATCCATCAAATTGAGATCAacaatcaatttcaaacaagagATCCAAACAGAGCCCATGTTTACTTCCTCCCTTTCAGTGTAATCAGCCTCACTCATTTTGTCCTGGACATAAATGCCCCTGCATGGGATGGTATGAAGAACACCATCAAGGACTATGTAAGGGTCGTTTCGGGTAATTACCCATATTGGAATCGAAGTCTCGGGGCCGATCATTTCATGCTTGCTTGTCATGATTGG GGACCTGAGATATCCTTTTCAATTCCAAATCTTTATAACAACTCAATTAGGGCACTTTGCAATGCCAACACCTCCGAAGGGTTTAACCCGTCGAGGGATGTCTCTATCCCGGAGATTTTACTCCCGGAGGGTACAATGGAGGGCCTGATTGGCGGCCCACCACCATCTAACCGGTCGATACTCGTGTTCTTCGCTGGTGGAGTCCACGGATCGATAAGAGAAATCATGTTACGCCATTGGCAAGATAAGGATCCGGAAGTTCGGGTAACCGAGTATCTACCCGGATCCGTCAATTACTACGACATGATTCGACAAAGCAAGTTTTGCATTTGTCCTAG TGGTTGGGAGGTAGCGAGTCCGAGAATGGTCGAAGGATTGTACATGGGTTGTGTCCCGGTTTTGATTAAGGATCATTACGCGAAGCCTTTTGCGGACGTTCTTACTTGGGAAGAATTTTCAATTGAAATTCCAGTAGAAAAAATTCCGAATTTGAAGGAGATTCTAACAGCTATATCGGAAGAAGAATATTTGAAGTTGCAAAACAATGGACTCCAAGTGAGAAAACACTTTGAGGTTAATTTCCCACCAAAGAGGTTTGATGTTTTTCATATGATTCTTCATTCCATTTGGCTAAGGAGGCTTAACATTCGAGTTTAA
- the LOC124937889 gene encoding probable glycosyltransferase At5g03795, with amino-acid sequence MDDETEKLRSSESSFKLLVFIVPLILLSGFVGFVGSRNNWVFNVNLYYPWIWSSVPSPSQVSSFSLQTLPNDTDLIPVLANGTSPPAPLSVQFFGAPPSAISVTNMKNVSTSSVISKLRRGDALERIEAGLASARAAIMKAKESNEVVQDSDFISNGPMYWNVNAFLRSYQEMEKQLKVFVYEEGEQPIFHNGPCGSIYAMEGNFINNMEVSKFRTRNPNKAQIFFLPISITSIVHFVYESDSHDWAPLKRLVNDYVGFIADKHQHWNRSLGTDHFMLSCHDWGPELSKSYPGLFENSIRALCNANKSEGFNPTKDVSIPEINLPNGKIDRLLGGPSPSKRSILIFFAGGVHGPVRPILLEHWENKDPDVQIHRYLPKGVSYQDMLRKSKYCICASGYEVASPRMVEALYTGCVPVIIKDHYVAPFSDVLNWKAFSIEIQTKDITNLKNILMDIPQKEYIRMQNRGVQVRRHFVVNVPPKRFDVFHMTLHSIWLRRLNMRVHNTTEL; translated from the exons ATGGATGATGAAACTGAAAAGCTTCGTTCATCAGAATCATCTTTCAAGCTTTTAGTATTCATTGTTCCTTTGATTCTTCTTTCTGGGTTTGTGGGTTTTGTGGGTTCACGGAATAATTGGGTTTTCAATGTAAATTTGTATTATCCATGGATATGGAGCTCTGTTCCTTCTCCTTCTCAAGTTTCCTCATTTTCTTTACAAACTTTACCAAATGATACAGATTTGATTCCAGTTCTTGCCAATGGAACTTCCCCTCCGGCgccactttctgttcaattctTCGGAGCACCACCTTCG GCTATCTCGGTGACGAATATGAAAAATGTAAGCACCTCAAGCGtgatttcaaaattaagaaGAGGCGACGCATTGGAGAGGATTGAAGCCGGTCTTGCATCAGCTCGAGCAGCAATTATGAAGGCTAAGGAGAGTAACGAGGTGGTTCAAGATTCAGACTTTATTTCCAATGGTCCTATGTATTGGAATGTCAATGCCTTTCTAAg gaGTTACCAAGAAATGGAGAAACAATTAAAGGTGTTTGTATATGAAGAAGGAGAACAACCAATATTTCACAATGGTCCTTGTGGAAGCATATATGCCATGGAAGGTAATTTCATCAACAACATGGAAGTTAGCAAGTTTAGGACAAGAAATCCGAATAAAGCTCAAATCTTTTTCCTACCAATTAGCATTACTTCGATTGTTCACTTCGTTTATGAGTCCGATTCGCACGATTGGGCTCCCTTGAAACGGTTAGTCAACGACTACGTTGGTTTCATAGCCGACAAGCATCAACATTGGAATCGTAGCTTGGGAACTGACCATTTCATGCTTTCTTGCCATGATTGG gGGCCCGAGCTTTCAAAATCGTACCCGGGTTTATTCGAGAATTCAATCCGAGCACTATGCAATGCCAACAAATCAGAAGGGTTCAATCCTACAAAGGACGTTTCTATTCCGGAGATCAATCTTCCAAATGGTAAAATCGATCGTTTGCTCGGTGGCCCGTCTCCATCGAAACGTTCAATCCTAATTTTCTTTGCAGGAGGTGTACATGGTCCAGTTAGGCCGATACTACTAGAGCATTGGGAGAACAAAGATCCCGATGTGCAAATTCATCGTTACCTCCCAAAAGGCGTTTCTTATCAAGATATGTTAAGGAAGAGCAAATATTGTATATGTGCTAGTGGTTACGAGGTAGCAAGTCCAAGGATGGTAGAGGCACTTTACACCGGTTGTGTACCCGTTATTATTAAAGACCATTATGTGGCGCCATTCAGCGACGTTCTAAATTGGAAAGCATTCTCAATTGAGATTCAAACCAAAGACATAACGAATTTGAAGAACATTTTGATGGATATTCCTCAAAAAGAATACATAAGGATGCAAAATAGGGGAGTTCAAGTGAGAAGACATTTCGTGGTAAATGTGCCTCCAAAGAGATTCGACGTATTTCACATGACACTTCACTCGATTTGGCTTCGAAGATTAAACATGCGAGTTCACAACACAACTGAATTGTGA
- the LOC124937782 gene encoding pentatricopeptide repeat-containing protein At5g03800 yields the protein MAAIVSQQATAIAIVQAPSSSTFSQSFSSPRYLFLQSSLRRSSKQQFPLCFYNSELTISSVSSPVPLIPNLQLSNPNFPLPSFVPNNLRNKYESESIIRDYIDLLRLSVRHRDIKLTKVVHSSILKLQEDTYLCNALISAYLKFGLINHAFKVFYMLSSPDVVSYTTLISGFAKCNREIEALKLFFRMRNSGISPNEFSFVAILTACVRLMDLELGFQVHSLAIKMGYLGSTFVSNALMGLYSKCDCLDLVYQLFDEMPQRDVASWNTVIAGAVKEKRIEKAFQLFRSMHITHFLEVDHFTISTLLSASGDGLAITKGREIHAHAIKVGLETNLSVNNALIGYYIKHGKVDQVEALFEKMIVKDTITWTEMIVLYMDIGRVELAMNIFRSMPEKNCISYNALLAGLCRNEKGSTALDLFCRMVREGIELSEFTLTSAISACGSFGDLKISQQVHAFVIKFGIKSNDLLEAALIEMCARCGRLDDAEIMFQDRPIDDGNPVIWTSMISSYAQNGRAEDAISLFLEGLLENGFIIDNVLLTTILGLCGTLGFQFMGEQLHCLACKSGLISDIGVGNALTSMYFKSWSPENAINIFNSMAIRDLVSWNCMLAGYLLHRRGDEILSIWSRMEREGIKPDYITFLCVISAYRYTEASLIDQCRKLFLSMRSSYGIEPTSNHYASMVSVLGSRGLLVEAMELITKMPFKADVLVWRSLLDACRIHSDITIGEYAAKQILSMEPKDVSTYVLVSNLYSSSARWKCAESVRDEMIMKGFCKLPVRSWVVNENAVESFYARDQTHPRSKDVWAGLEILILECLKVGYVADTRFVLHEVGERQKKDFLFYHSAKLATSYGLLTTKRGKPVRVVKNVVLCGDCHTFMKYVSVVTRKEIHFRDASGFHCFRDGLCSCKDYW from the coding sequence ATGGCTGCCATTGTTTCTCAGCAAGCCACCGCAATCGCAATCGTCCAGGCGCCGTCTTCTTCAACCTTTTCTCAATCTTTTTCATCTCCTCGTTATCTATTCCTGCAATCATCTCTCAGGCGATCTTCAAAACAACAGTTTCCTCTCTGTTTCTATAACTCCGAACTCACCATTTCCTCAGTTTCCTCTCCCGTCCCATTGATCCCTAATCTCCAACTTTCTAACCCTAATTTCCCACTTCCTTCCTTCGTTCCCAATAACCTTCGCAACAAATATGAATCGGAGAGTATTATCCGCGACTACATCGATTTGCTTCGTCTTTCTGTTCGTCACAGAGATATCAAGCTTACAAAAGTGGTTCACTCATCAATTCTCAAACTTCAAGAGGATACATATCTCTGCAACGCTCTCATTTCGGCTTACCTGAAGTTTGGCTTGATAAATCATGCGTTTAAAGTCTTTTACATGCTTTCTTCTCCGGATGTGGTGTCGTATACCACGCTGATTTCAGGGTTTGCGAAGTGTAATCGCGAAATTGAAGCCTTGAAGCTGTTCTTTAGGATGAGGAATTCAGGTATTTCGCCTAATGAATTTAGTTTTGTGGCAATACTTACTGCTTGCGTCCGTTTAATGGATTTGGAATTGGGTTTTCAAGTTCATTCATTAGCAATCAAAATGGGTTATTTGGGCAGTACTTTCGTTTCTAATGCTCTAATGGGACTGTATAGTAAATGTGATTGTTTAGACTTGGTATACCAACTGTTCGATGAAATGCCTCAAAGAGATGTTGCATCATGGAACACTGTTATAGCTGGTGCAGTAAAAGAAAAGAGGATTGAGAAAGCATTTCAATTGTTCAGATCTATGCACATAACTCATTTTTTAGAAGTTGACCATTTCACAATCTCGACCCTACTGTCTGCCTCTGGTGATGGTTTGGCAATCACCAAAGGCCGTGAAATCCATGCTCATGCAATCAAAGTCGGGTTAGAGACTAACTTGAGCGTAAACAACGCACTTATCGGTTACTATATAAAACATGGTAAAGTAGATCAAGTTGAGGCATTATTTGAAAAGATGATTGTGAAAGACACGATTACATGGACAGAAATGATTGTCTTGTACATGGATATTGGACGTGTTGAGTTAGCTATGAATATCTTTCGTAGTATGCCAGAAAAGAATTGTATATCGTATAATGCTTTATTGGCAGGGCTTTGTCGAAACGAAAAAGGATCAACAGCTTTGGATTTGTTCTGCAGAATGGTTCGTGAAGGAATTGAGTTATCTGAATTCACCTTGACTAGTGCTATCAGTGCTTGTGGTTCGTTTGGTGACTTGAAGATAAGCCAACAGGTTCACGCATTTGTCATCAAGTTTGGGATTAAATCAAATGACTTATTAGAGGCGGCATTGATTGAAATGTGCGCCCGATGTGGACGGTTGGATGATGCAGAGATAATGTTTCAGGACCGTCCTATCGACGATGGAAATCCTGTAATATGGACATCCATGATATCTTCTTATGCTCAAAACGGACGAGCTGAAGATGCCATTTCTCTTTTCTTAGAAGGGCTTCTCGAAAATGGTTTCATTATCGATAATGTCTTGTTAACTACTATACTAGGGTTATGTGGAACTTTAGGATTTCAGTTTATGGGAGAACAACTCCATTGCCTAGCTTGTAAATCAGGTTTGATATCTGATATTGGAGTTGGAAACGCTTTAACGAGTATGTATTTCAAATCATGGAGTCCCGAAAACGCAATTAATATCTTCAATTCTATGGCCATCCGCGATCTAGTTTCGTGGAATTGTATGTTGGCCGGTTATCTTCTTCACAGACGGGGCGACGAGATATTGAGCATTTGGTCGAGAATGGAAAGGGAAGGTATAAAACCGGACTATATTACGTTTCTTTGTGTAATATCGGCTTATAGATATACGGAAGCTAGTTTAATCGATCAATGTCGTAAACTATTCTTGTCGATGAGAAGTTCATACGGGATTGAGCCTACTTCCAATCATTACGCCTCCATGGTATCGGTTTTGGGTAGCCGCGGTCTGCTTGTGGAAGCGATGGAATTAATTACGAAAATGCCATTCAAGGCAGATGTTTTGGTCTGGCGATCTTTGCTCGACGCCTGCAGAATCCATTCGGATATTACAATTGGAGAATATGCAGCGAAACAAATACTTTCGATGGAACCGAAAGACGTCTCAACTTACGTGCTCGTTTCGAACTTATATTCTTCGTCTGCGAGATGGAAGTGTGCTGAATCGGTTAGGGATGAGATGATTATGAAGGGTTTTTGTAAACTACCTGTTAGAAGTTGGGTTGTGAACGAAAACGCAGTCGAATCGTTTTACGCGAGAGATCAAACGCATCCTAGATCGAAAGATGTTTGGGCGGGATTGGAGATACTTATATTAGAATGTTTGAAAGTTGGATATGTGGCGGATACTAGATTTGTACTACATGAAGTGGGTGAGCGTCAAAAGAAGGATTTTTTGTTTTACCATAGCGCGAAACTTGCTACTTCTTATGGGCTTCTTACGACGAAACGTGGGAAACCTGTTCGGGTGGTTAAGAATGTTGTTCTTTGCGGGGATTGTCATACGTTTATGAAATATGTTTCGGTTGTTACTAGGAAGGAGATACATTTTAGGGATGCTTCGGGTTTTCATTGTTTTAGAGATGGTTTATGTTCTTGTAAAGATTATTGGTAA